From Brassica oleracea var. oleracea cultivar TO1000 chromosome C3, BOL, whole genome shotgun sequence, a single genomic window includes:
- the LOC106330111 gene encoding uncharacterized protein LOC106330111, producing MGDDDNSQRRDKGLEMKKDIRCPMLSSTNYTVWSMQMKVMLHLYDVWDTIDPGSDDAKKNNMAISLVFQSVPEALILQIGEHDTSKKIWEAIKSRNLGTDRVREARLQTLMSEFDKLKMSDTYTVDDYAGKISGLASRAAALGEIMEASKIVKKFFKGLPRTKFIHTVASLEQVLDLNSTGFRDIVGRLKAFEERIKGRKPKSD from the exons ATGGGAGACGATGACAATTCTCAAAGACGTGATAAAGGTCTTGAGATGAAGAAGGACATACGATGTCCGATGCTATCATCAACCAACTACACTGTATGGTCGATGCAAATGAAAGTGATGCTTCATTTATACGATGTTTGGGATACGATTGATCCAGGGAGCGATGATGCAAAGAAGAACAATATGGCGATTTCTCTAGTCTTTCAATCAGTTCCGGAAGCGCTAATACTTCAGATAGGAGAACATGATACATCGAAGAAGATTTGGGAAGCTATCAAATCCCGTAACCTAGGTACTGATCGCGTGAGAGAAGCGAGGTTACAGACTTTGATGTCTGAATTCGACAAACTGAAGATGTCAGACACATACACGGTGGATGACTACGCAGGAAAAATTTCAGGCTTAGCATCGAGAGCAGCCGCGTTAGGAGAGATAATGGAAGCATCGAAGATCGTAAAGAAGTTTTTCAAGGGACTCCCAAGAACGAAGTTCATTCACACCGTAGCTTCGTTAGAACAAGTGTTGGATCTAAATTCAACGGGGTTCAGAGATATTGTTGGGAGATTGAAAGCTTTCGAAGAACGCATAAAAGGAAGGAAACCAAAA AGCGATTGA
- the LOC106333905 gene encoding uncharacterized protein LOC106333905 has product MESIIMNLKRKEKKSQSRRLGKYLKEQKGRIYIIRRCVMMLLCSRD; this is encoded by the coding sequence ATGGAAAGCATCATCATGAACTTGAAGAGAAAGGAGAAGAAATCACAAAGTAGAAGACTTGGGAAGTATCTTAAAGAACAGAAAGGGAGGATTTACATCATTAGAAGATGTGTGATGATGCTCCTTTGTTCACGTGATTGA